One Deltaproteobacteria bacterium genomic window carries:
- a CDS encoding HupE/UreJ family protein, with translation MKTLIVFVLLMWAVAAHAHKPSDSYLSLDTSQPQIHGQWDIALRDLDYAIGLDSNGDSAITWGEVRTQQSAIAAYTLARLHIEASGVGCVTEVTEHLVDHHSDGTYAVLRFTVNCPRPADALDVRYGLFFDLDPQHRGLLNFTNSGGTRTAVFSPDRPTQRLDLATLSPWRSVLDFWRDGVWHIWTGYDHILFLLTLLMPAVLRRDAGHWHVVPQFRPALIETLKIVTAFTLAHSITLSLAALGTVHLPSRLVESGIAASVVCAALNNTYPVFHQSRWLVGFGFGLLHGFGFASVLADPGLPTGSLLLALVGFNTGVEAGQLAIVGSFLPLAYVVRRSWFYQRFTLVVASSLIAVLAAVWFVERALDLRLLSS, from the coding sequence ATGAAGACTCTGATCGTCTTCGTCCTGTTGATGTGGGCGGTGGCCGCCCATGCGCACAAGCCGAGCGACAGTTATCTGAGCTTGGATACCAGCCAGCCGCAAATCCACGGACAGTGGGACATCGCGTTGCGCGACCTCGACTATGCGATTGGTCTGGACAGCAATGGCGATAGCGCCATCACTTGGGGCGAGGTGCGCACGCAGCAGAGCGCCATCGCTGCCTACACGCTGGCGCGGCTTCACATCGAGGCGAGCGGGGTCGGCTGTGTCACCGAAGTGACCGAGCATCTCGTCGATCACCACTCGGACGGTACCTACGCAGTGCTGCGCTTCACCGTCAACTGCCCGCGACCAGCGGACGCGCTCGACGTCCGCTACGGTCTATTCTTCGATCTCGACCCGCAACATCGGGGATTGCTGAACTTCACCAACTCCGGCGGTACGCGCACGGCAGTGTTCAGTCCTGATCGCCCGACGCAACGGCTCGATTTGGCGACACTGAGTCCATGGCGATCCGTCCTGGACTTCTGGCGCGACGGGGTGTGGCACATCTGGACCGGCTACGATCACATCCTGTTTCTGCTCACGTTGCTGATGCCCGCGGTGCTGCGGCGCGACGCCGGCCATTGGCACGTCGTGCCGCAGTTCCGCCCGGCGTTGATCGAGACGCTGAAGATCGTGACCGCATTCACGCTGGCGCATTCCATTACCCTCAGCCTGGCGGCGTTGGGAACGGTTCACCTGCCGTCGCGGCTGGTCGAGTCGGGCATCGCCGCTTCGGTGGTCTGTGCGGCGCTGAACAATACCTATCCAGTATTCCACCAGAGCCGTTGGCTGGTTGGCTTCGGCTTCGGGCTGTTGCACGGCTTCGGTTTCGCAAGCGTGCTGGCGGATCCCGGATTGCCAACGGGATCGCTGTTGCTGGCGCTGGTCGGATTCAACACCGGGGTCGAAGCGGGTCAATTGGCGATCGTCGGTTCGTTTCTTCCGCTCGCCTACGTCGTGCGCCGTTCGTGGTTCTACCAACGCTTCACCTTGGTCGTCGCGTCGTCACTGATCGCGGTGCTCGCCGCGGTGTGGTTCGTCGAGCGAGCGCTGGACCTACGACTGCTCTCGTCCTGA
- a CDS encoding cytochrome c, with translation MRSRFLEHRDFWPLLVASAASLLAVLMVVVREYTPEWKHHTETFRNLLKARGAYDAASVVPEDVQQIWLPALDRVDRCMSCHVNYDASISTLPELPALYRAHPDLPYMAKHPFPTFGCTACHGGQGYALDEAGAHGLVEHWDDPLLTTALATQYGLTRAQLMETKCNTCHRHDDSTAGTDLVNMAKEIFDKKHCTSCHGLLGSGGLAASDLSYDGDLNPEYLDFSAVDGPKTALNWQIQHFKSPQKLVQRSGMPNYRLNDDQAKALALLMLSWQRISFPPQYIPAARKRPTAVLPVVRDVPYPPSSTTPLGQQGRYIFMNRGCNTCHRIGGGKLIGPDLAGVTKRRNDKWLTLWLKDPAAVVARDPELQTWSHEFGDIVMPNQNLDEAEVNAVIGYMKEFPETDATNHP, from the coding sequence ATGCGTTCACGATTTCTCGAACATCGGGACTTTTGGCCACTGCTGGTCGCATCTGCCGCGTCGCTGCTGGCTGTCCTGATGGTGGTGGTGCGCGAGTACACGCCCGAATGGAAGCATCATACCGAGACGTTTCGCAACCTGTTGAAGGCTCGCGGCGCGTACGATGCTGCGTCGGTGGTCCCTGAGGATGTGCAACAGATTTGGTTGCCGGCGCTCGACCGCGTCGATCGTTGTATGAGCTGTCACGTCAACTACGACGCATCGATCTCGACGCTTCCGGAGCTGCCCGCGCTCTACCGCGCGCATCCCGACTTGCCTTACATGGCGAAGCATCCGTTTCCGACGTTTGGATGCACGGCGTGCCACGGCGGGCAGGGCTACGCGCTTGACGAGGCGGGCGCCCATGGCCTCGTCGAGCATTGGGATGATCCGTTACTCACCACCGCCTTGGCCACGCAGTATGGTCTCACCAGGGCGCAACTGATGGAAACCAAGTGCAACACCTGTCATCGCCACGACGACTCGACGGCGGGAACGGACCTCGTCAACATGGCTAAGGAAATCTTCGACAAGAAACACTGTACATCGTGTCACGGCCTGTTAGGTAGCGGGGGTTTGGCCGCCTCGGATCTCAGTTACGATGGCGACCTCAACCCCGAATATCTGGATTTCTCGGCTGTCGATGGACCGAAGACGGCGCTGAATTGGCAGATCCAACATTTCAAGAGCCCACAGAAGCTCGTGCAACGCAGCGGCATGCCCAACTACCGCCTCAATGACGACCAGGCGAAGGCGCTGGCGCTGCTGATGTTGAGCTGGCAACGGATCAGCTTCCCGCCGCAATACATTCCGGCAGCGCGCAAGCGCCCGACCGCAGTCCTGCCCGTGGTCCGCGACGTGCCTTACCCGCCGTCCTCGACGACCCCGCTGGGCCAACAAGGCCGCTACATCTTCATGAATCGCGGGTGCAACACCTGTCACCGTATCGGGGGCGGCAAACTCATCGGCCCCGACTTGGCGGGGGTCACCAAGCGGCGCAACGACAAGTGGCTCACCCTGTGGCTGAAAGATCCGGCTGCCGTAGTAGCGAGAGATCCCGAGCTGCAAACCTGGTCGCACGAATTCGGCGACATCGTCATGCCCAACCAGAATCTCGACGAGGCAGAAGTCAACGCCGTCATCGGCTACATGAAGGAGTTTCCCGAGACGGACGCGACGAACCATCCATGA
- a CDS encoding cytochrome b N-terminal domain-containing protein gives MRARLKRLWRWVSWTWSPASELEASTAIVENLWLHWFPAKVDEESFGWRYSLWLGAITALLFLILIVTGVLLMFFYVPSTEKAYWSIKDIQYVVAFGWLLRNQHRWAAHLMVMAVFLHMLRVFFTGAYRAQRAANWLVGVVLLLLTLFLSFTGYLLPWDQLAFWAVTVGTNIAKEAPIVGEALRFVLLGGTEIGQSTLVRFYVLHVVVLPAAVVLLFAYHMWRIRRDGGMAVTDPAAAGPVAARDTAGAPGKTYSLFGVTPGTSLEVRAAGPRGDESAAFSSPHLVRRLVLVFLAVFTITIILSLVSGAPLEEPADPFLTPNPAKAPWYFLWLQELVAITTVRLGGIIISGGLIGGIVVPGLLLLAAVAWPFLDRSPLRTIGKWFPPERRVQNATLGVIAVVILILVLVGVLIRGPYWGLYWPWQAWPELPRRL, from the coding sequence ATGCGCGCGCGACTGAAACGACTGTGGCGTTGGGTGAGCTGGACGTGGAGTCCGGCGAGCGAGCTCGAAGCCAGCACGGCAATTGTCGAAAACCTTTGGCTGCATTGGTTCCCGGCCAAGGTCGACGAGGAAAGCTTCGGATGGCGCTACAGCCTGTGGTTGGGAGCCATCACGGCACTTCTCTTCCTCATCCTGATCGTCACCGGCGTGCTCCTCATGTTCTTCTATGTGCCATCTACCGAGAAGGCATACTGGAGCATCAAGGATATTCAGTATGTCGTCGCATTCGGGTGGCTGCTGCGCAACCAGCACCGCTGGGCGGCGCACTTGATGGTGATGGCCGTTTTCCTGCACATGCTGCGCGTGTTCTTCACCGGCGCGTACCGCGCGCAGCGCGCGGCCAACTGGCTGGTCGGCGTGGTGTTGCTGCTGTTAACGCTGTTCCTCTCCTTCACGGGCTATCTGCTGCCGTGGGATCAGTTGGCGTTTTGGGCCGTCACCGTCGGGACGAACATCGCCAAAGAAGCGCCGATTGTTGGCGAGGCGTTGCGGTTTGTTCTCTTGGGTGGCACCGAAATCGGTCAGAGCACGCTCGTGCGTTTCTACGTGTTGCACGTTGTGGTCTTGCCCGCTGCCGTGGTGCTCCTGTTCGCGTATCACATGTGGCGTATTCGGCGGGATGGCGGGATGGCGGTCACCGATCCCGCCGCAGCGGGCCCAGTTGCCGCCCGTGATACGGCAGGCGCGCCAGGCAAAACCTATTCCCTGTTCGGCGTCACGCCGGGTACGAGCCTGGAAGTGCGCGCGGCCGGACCGCGAGGCGATGAGTCCGCGGCGTTCTCGTCCCCGCACTTGGTACGTCGATTGGTGCTCGTCTTCCTTGCCGTATTCACCATCACGATCATCCTGAGTCTGGTTTCCGGCGCACCCTTGGAAGAGCCTGCGGATCCGTTCCTGACACCGAACCCGGCCAAGGCGCCGTGGTACTTTCTCTGGTTGCAAGAGTTGGTGGCGATCACGACTGTGCGCTTGGGAGGGATCATTATCAGTGGCGGGCTCATCGGCGGCATTGTGGTGCCCGGGCTTTTGCTCCTGGCGGCAGTGGCCTGGCCATTCCTCGATCGCAGCCCGCTCCGGACGATCGGCAAGTGGTTTCCGCCCGAGCGTCGAGTGCAAAACGCGACGCTCGGCGTCATCGCGGTGGTTATTCTCATCTTGGTTCTGGTCGGCGTGCTGATACGCGGCCCATACTGGGGGCTGTATTGGCCGTGGCAAGCTTGGCCGGAGCTCCCACGGCGATTGTGA
- a CDS encoding Rieske 2Fe-2S domain-containing protein has protein sequence MSLPAEPERRRVLQWIGQWSVVAAIVTQFAGVVRAFVPRVLYEPSKKFKLGKPAEYPEGVTFVPTHRLFVMRERNQFHVIAATCTHLGCTVEWKDKQGEFDCPCHGSKFKADGEPFAGPAPRPLAWYPLSVSGDGFLVVDSGKMVPPTYRYAVA, from the coding sequence ATGTCGCTGCCGGCCGAGCCTGAACGCCGCCGCGTGTTGCAATGGATCGGCCAGTGGTCGGTCGTCGCCGCGATCGTCACCCAGTTCGCCGGAGTGGTGCGCGCGTTCGTGCCGCGGGTCCTCTACGAGCCGTCGAAAAAATTCAAGCTCGGCAAACCCGCCGAATATCCCGAGGGCGTGACCTTCGTTCCCACGCATCGCCTCTTTGTGATGCGCGAACGCAACCAGTTCCACGTCATCGCCGCCACCTGCACACACTTGGGATGCACGGTGGAATGGAAGGACAAGCAGGGAGAGTTCGACTGTCCCTGTCACGGCAGCAAGTTCAAGGCGGATGGCGAGCCGTTTGCCGGGCCCGCCCCGCGGCCGCTGGCCTGGTATCCATTGAGCGTGTCCGGCGATGGGTTTCTGGTGGTCGACTCGGGCAAGATGGTGCCGCCCACCTATCGCTACGCCGTCGCGTAA
- a CDS encoding FAD-dependent oxidoreductase: protein MSTVAERISAAIRPLAWFRDNVPCLAACPVKTDAGRYVQLIGEGRYAEAYAVARSPNPIASICGRTCGAPCEDACRRGAIDAPVAIRPLKRFVTERFGAESFTPLHLDLVPETCRGAGRSTTPGHAESLGVKRGARAKVAVVGAGPAGLACAHDLAIMGYAVTVFEAMEHGGGMMRYGIPEYRLPREVIDRQIDEIRDLSVEFVFSRPLDAQFGLREIRAAGYRATFLGVGAGRGRDLAIEGGDMDGVIKAIDFLLNVNRGYRVEVGQRVVVVGGGLVALDAARTAVRLLLSGAERAANELGRLIGTEVRVALDAAREARRRGALEVSVVSLEQLDEMPAMRSVQGREEMDVTRDEGIDFISGWGPKRIVGENGRASGIELIRCARVFDEHGRFNPTFVSGSERVVPAQTILLAIGQRSDYSFLRPEDGVELTPAGLITVDPATLATTAPDVFTGGDGAFPPGLLITAAEHGKRAAASIDAYLSGGRDRPAMRIVVEEQPLATYRMPDSYERLARHVPVVPVDRRTGITEVERCYTEAEARQQADRCLSCHVHPIYNRDLCVLCARCADICPEDCISFVPVERLVLSAADAATVAAIAPADRSHTAFLYAEQRCIRCGLCAIRCPTGAITMERFRFEEVNDVAAGRA from the coding sequence ATGAGTACCGTGGCGGAGCGGATATCAGCAGCGATCCGTCCGCTGGCGTGGTTTCGCGATAACGTTCCGTGTCTCGCCGCGTGCCCGGTCAAAACCGACGCGGGCCGCTACGTGCAACTGATCGGGGAGGGACGCTATGCGGAGGCCTACGCCGTGGCGCGGTCGCCGAATCCCATCGCCTCCATCTGCGGGCGCACGTGCGGCGCTCCGTGCGAGGACGCGTGCCGGCGCGGCGCGATCGACGCTCCGGTGGCCATCCGCCCGTTGAAGCGCTTTGTCACTGAGCGGTTCGGCGCGGAGTCCTTCACGCCACTGCATCTTGATCTGGTGCCGGAGACGTGCCGTGGCGCCGGCCGCAGCACGACGCCGGGCCACGCCGAATCACTCGGAGTGAAGCGCGGCGCGCGCGCCAAGGTTGCGGTTGTGGGCGCGGGTCCCGCGGGACTGGCCTGCGCGCATGATCTCGCGATCATGGGCTACGCCGTAACCGTGTTCGAAGCGATGGAGCACGGCGGCGGGATGATGCGCTATGGCATTCCTGAGTATCGCCTGCCACGTGAAGTGATCGATCGGCAGATCGACGAAATCCGCGACCTGAGCGTCGAGTTCGTCTTCAGCCGTCCGCTCGACGCGCAGTTCGGTCTGCGGGAGATCCGCGCCGCTGGCTATCGCGCCACTTTCCTCGGCGTCGGCGCCGGCCGCGGTCGCGACTTGGCCATCGAGGGTGGCGACATGGACGGCGTGATCAAGGCCATCGACTTCCTGCTCAACGTCAATCGCGGGTACCGGGTCGAGGTGGGCCAACGCGTGGTCGTGGTCGGTGGTGGACTGGTGGCGCTCGACGCGGCCCGCACCGCCGTGCGGCTGTTGCTAAGCGGTGCCGAACGGGCGGCGAACGAGCTGGGGCGCCTGATCGGAACGGAAGTGCGCGTCGCTCTCGATGCTGCGCGCGAAGCTCGCCGGCGCGGCGCGCTCGAGGTCTCGGTGGTGAGCTTGGAGCAACTCGATGAGATGCCGGCGATGCGCTCGGTCCAAGGTCGCGAAGAGATGGACGTGACACGCGATGAGGGCATCGACTTCATCTCCGGTTGGGGCCCGAAGCGCATTGTCGGAGAGAATGGGCGCGCCAGCGGTATCGAGCTGATTCGCTGTGCGCGGGTCTTCGACGAGCACGGGCGTTTCAATCCCACCTTCGTTTCCGGGAGCGAGCGCGTCGTCCCGGCCCAGACCATTCTGCTGGCCATCGGACAGCGCTCGGATTACAGCTTTCTGCGGCCGGAGGACGGCGTCGAGCTCACTCCAGCCGGACTGATCACGGTTGATCCCGCCACACTCGCCACCACCGCACCCGACGTATTCACCGGCGGTGACGGCGCCTTTCCACCCGGTTTGCTCATCACGGCGGCCGAGCACGGCAAGCGCGCGGCGGCCTCGATTGATGCCTACCTCAGCGGCGGCCGCGATCGGCCGGCGATGCGGATCGTGGTCGAAGAGCAGCCGCTCGCTACTTATCGGATGCCCGACAGCTACGAGCGACTCGCACGCCACGTCCCGGTCGTGCCCGTCGACCGGCGGACGGGTATCACCGAGGTCGAGCGGTGCTACACCGAGGCGGAGGCGAGGCAGCAGGCGGATCGCTGTCTCTCCTGTCACGTGCATCCGATTTACAATCGCGACCTGTGCGTCTTGTGCGCCCGCTGCGCCGACATCTGCCCGGAAGACTGCATTAGCTTCGTGCCGGTGGAGCGATTGGTCCTGAGTGCCGCCGATGCCGCGACCGTCGCGGCTATCGCGCCGGCTGATCGATCGCACACGGCGTTCCTCTATGCCGAGCAACGTTGCATTCGGTGCGGGTTGTGTGCGATTCGGTGTCCGACCGGCGCGATCACGATGGAACGATTCCGTTTCGAGGAGGTCAACGATGTCGCTGCCGGCCGAGCCTGA
- a CDS encoding cytochrome c has protein sequence MRVVHSLVCAIVLVGAPTLLHVTPAAAEDAAFAKAKENYQSYCRKCHGDEGKGDGPGASMLNPKPRDYTDCKVMKDKKDDELIKVVSEGGDSIGMSADMQPWGGTLSEEEIKGLVKYVRGFCKEP, from the coding sequence ATGCGGGTCGTTCATTCGTTGGTGTGCGCAATTGTCTTGGTAGGTGCGCCGACGCTCTTGCATGTGACGCCCGCGGCGGCTGAAGACGCGGCATTCGCGAAAGCGAAGGAGAACTACCAGAGCTACTGTCGTAAGTGTCACGGGGACGAGGGCAAGGGCGACGGACCGGGGGCGTCCATGCTCAACCCGAAGCCGCGCGACTACACCGACTGCAAAGTCATGAAGGACAAGAAGGATGACGAGCTGATCAAGGTTGTCAGCGAGGGCGGCGATTCGATCGGCATGTCCGCCGACATGCAGCCGTGGGGCGGCACGCTGTCGGAAGAAGAAATCAAAGGGTTGGTGAAGTACGTCCGCGGCTTCTGTAAAGAGCCGTGA
- a CDS encoding cytochrome C — MKWFRLGVWEETKTSSQQADGRLVIISVALLAFTVLGVRDAGAVPSYARQTGLACSSCHTVFLELTAFGRAFKMHGYTTQAMKEQLEEAGTDKEAPLNINRTFPLSVMLQTSLTRTDAQQPGTQNANVEFPQQLSIFLAGEITPHIGTFLQVTYTGQDDNFSLDNTDIRYADDTTIGDRELIYGVSLNNNPTVEDLWHSTPAWAFPFASADSAPTPAASALVDGALAQQVAGLGGYFLWNKHLYANVTLYRSAQIGAPQPPTTTSNGTIRDVAPYWRVAWQQTSGPNYIEVGTFGLFAQVIPTGTSGATNKFTDFAFDAQYERALGTNSLSAHATYIYENQQLDATHAAGGSSNESDKLHTVRLDGIYHYQNQVALSLGYFLTHGTSDPILYAPAAISGSANGSPDSDGVLAEIAYFPWQNVRLSAMYTVYTEFNGRANNYDGSSRDAFDNNTLYVLLWLMY; from the coding sequence ATGAAGTGGTTTCGCTTGGGAGTCTGGGAAGAAACCAAGACCAGTAGCCAACAGGCAGACGGACGCCTCGTAATCATCTCCGTTGCGCTGCTGGCGTTCACGGTGCTCGGAGTCCGCGATGCCGGGGCAGTGCCGAGCTATGCGCGGCAGACCGGCTTGGCGTGTTCCTCCTGCCATACCGTCTTTCTCGAGCTGACGGCGTTCGGGCGAGCCTTCAAGATGCACGGGTACACGACGCAGGCGATGAAGGAACAACTTGAGGAAGCGGGGACGGACAAGGAGGCGCCGCTGAACATCAATCGGACCTTTCCCCTGTCCGTTATGTTGCAGACTTCTCTAACGCGTACCGACGCGCAGCAGCCGGGCACGCAGAACGCCAACGTCGAGTTCCCGCAACAGCTCAGCATCTTCCTAGCCGGCGAGATCACGCCTCATATCGGCACGTTCCTGCAGGTGACGTACACTGGCCAGGACGACAACTTCAGCCTTGACAATACCGACATCCGGTACGCCGACGACACCACGATCGGTGACCGAGAACTGATCTATGGCGTTTCGCTCAACAACAACCCCACGGTAGAGGACCTCTGGCACAGCACGCCCGCGTGGGCCTTCCCGTTTGCCTCCGCCGACTCGGCCCCCACTCCGGCGGCAAGTGCGCTCGTCGATGGTGCGCTGGCGCAGCAAGTGGCGGGATTGGGCGGCTACTTTCTGTGGAACAAGCACCTTTACGCGAACGTCACCCTCTACCGCTCGGCACAAATCGGCGCACCGCAACCACCAACGACGACCAGCAATGGTACGATACGGGATGTCGCCCCTTACTGGCGTGTGGCTTGGCAACAGACTTCGGGACCGAACTATATCGAAGTCGGTACCTTCGGACTCTTTGCGCAAGTGATTCCAACCGGCACTAGCGGCGCTACCAACAAATTCACCGACTTCGCGTTCGACGCCCAATACGAGCGAGCGCTCGGCACAAACTCGCTGTCGGCCCACGCGACCTACATTTACGAGAATCAACAGCTCGACGCCACGCACGCCGCCGGCGGCTCGTCGAACGAAAGCGACAAGCTGCACACTGTTCGACTCGACGGCATCTATCACTACCAGAATCAGGTGGCGCTATCGCTCGGCTACTTTCTGACCCACGGAACTTCCGATCCGATCCTCTATGCACCCGCGGCGATCAGCGGCAGTGCCAACGGCAGTCCCGATAGCGATGGTGTGCTGGCCGAAATTGCCTACTTTCCATGGCAAAATGTGCGCTTGTCCGCTATGTACACCGTCTACACTGAGTTTAATGGGCGCGCCAACAACTACGACGGCTCAAGCCGTGATGCGTTCGACAACAATACGCTCTACGTCCTCTTATGGCTGATGTACTGA
- a CDS encoding multicopper oxidase family protein, giving the protein MELTRRDVLKLAGGAIVASYVPAVAIERSPVGYLSYLPIRRLQPGRAEAELIAMPALASVAGTTANLWTYNGTFPGPVLVVREGERVRVRFRNRLSEPTNVHWHGLHIPPSVDDPFLMVAPGETVDYEFVIPNGSAGTYWYHPHVHGRVAQQLFAGLAGAVVVKGPMDYSRELRRAEEYTLVFKDITLAAGGVAAHTPFDWMNGKEGELLLVNGALQPTLSPRRSLLRLRLLNASNARYYRLSLEGHDLHLIATDGGLLAAPVAVPELLLAPGERSEVLVQLQGVGEFRLLNLPYDRGTAMMGGMHRNAGRGTLATTQTLLTISSSGVARPTLPRRLCVVEALAPGAASVRRRLVLSEGMMMGTGFFINGKTFDPSRTDIAGRLGDVELWEIENRGRMDHPFHLHTYPFQVLSRNGVPEPFVAWKDVVNVRAGEIVRLAVALRDFVGRTVFHCHIVEHEDRGMMGVLAV; this is encoded by the coding sequence ATGGAACTGACTCGCCGGGATGTTCTCAAACTCGCTGGCGGTGCGATCGTGGCCAGCTACGTTCCTGCCGTTGCGATCGAACGGTCACCGGTCGGCTATCTATCGTATCTTCCCATCCGCCGGCTCCAGCCTGGACGCGCGGAAGCAGAACTCATCGCGATGCCCGCATTGGCATCGGTCGCGGGCACCACCGCAAATCTCTGGACGTACAACGGGACTTTTCCAGGCCCCGTGTTGGTCGTCCGTGAAGGAGAAAGAGTTCGGGTGCGGTTCCGCAACCGTCTGAGCGAGCCAACCAATGTACACTGGCACGGTCTGCACATTCCGCCATCAGTCGACGATCCGTTCCTGATGGTCGCCCCGGGTGAAACAGTCGACTACGAGTTCGTCATTCCCAACGGATCGGCCGGCACCTACTGGTACCACCCGCATGTGCATGGTCGAGTAGCGCAGCAGCTCTTTGCCGGTCTCGCCGGCGCGGTCGTCGTGAAAGGGCCGATGGATTACTCGCGCGAGTTGCGTCGTGCCGAGGAGTACACGCTCGTCTTCAAAGACATCACACTCGCGGCTGGCGGCGTAGCCGCACACACGCCCTTCGATTGGATGAATGGCAAAGAGGGCGAACTCCTGTTGGTCAACGGCGCGCTGCAGCCGACGCTTTCTCCGCGCCGGTCGCTTCTTCGGTTGCGGCTACTCAACGCCAGTAACGCTCGCTACTACCGACTGAGTCTGGAGGGACACGACCTGCACCTCATCGCGACCGACGGAGGTCTCCTGGCAGCGCCGGTGGCTGTACCCGAGTTGCTGTTGGCACCAGGAGAGCGCTCTGAAGTGCTCGTCCAGTTGCAAGGCGTTGGAGAGTTTCGCTTGCTCAATCTGCCGTACGACCGCGGGACAGCGATGATGGGAGGGATGCATCGGAATGCAGGCCGAGGCACACTCGCAACCACGCAGACGCTGCTGACCATCTCATCGTCAGGTGTGGCACGACCCACGCTCCCCAGAAGACTTTGCGTAGTCGAGGCTCTGGCACCAGGCGCCGCGAGCGTTCGGCGGCGATTGGTACTCAGTGAAGGCATGATGATGGGGACGGGGTTCTTCATCAACGGCAAGACGTTCGATCCGAGCCGGACGGACATCGCGGGACGGCTAGGCGATGTCGAACTGTGGGAGATCGAGAACCGCGGGCGGATGGACCATCCGTTTCACCTTCACACGTACCCCTTTCAAGTGCTGTCGCGGAACGGAGTTCCCGAGCCGTTCGTGGCGTGGAAGGACGTTGTGAATGTTCGCGCCGGAGAGATCGTGCGTCTCGCAGTCGCCTTGCGCGACTTCGTTGGGCGAACCGTCTTCCATTGTCACATCGTCGAGCACGAAGATCGCGGCATGATGGGCGTTCTCGCCGTGTGA
- a CDS encoding isocitrate lyase/phosphoenolpyruvate mutase family protein, translating to MRTQTEKGIAFRALHERDSAFIIPNPWDVGTARLLAHLGFEALATTSAGYAFSVGRRDGAIGRDEMLDHVRSIVSATDLPVSADLENGFGDDAETVAETVRLAAATGLVGGSIEDATGRADDPIYALPLAVERVRAASQVSRALPFPFTLTARVENFLVGRRDLADTIKRLQAYQEAGADVLYAPGLASKDDIAAVVSSVDRPVNVVMGLQGVQLSLAELSAMGVKRVSVGSALSRAALGAFLRAAREMRERGTFAFAADAVSFRDISAMFEA from the coding sequence ATGCGAACTCAAACCGAAAAGGGAATCGCTTTTCGCGCACTGCACGAACGCGACAGCGCGTTCATCATTCCCAATCCGTGGGACGTCGGCACCGCGCGGTTGCTGGCGCACCTCGGATTCGAGGCGCTCGCGACTACCAGCGCCGGCTATGCGTTCTCGGTTGGGCGGCGTGATGGGGCGATCGGTCGCGACGAAATGCTGGACCATGTTCGAAGCATCGTGTCCGCCACCGACCTGCCCGTCAGCGCCGATCTCGAGAACGGCTTCGGCGATGACGCGGAGACGGTCGCGGAAACCGTGCGGCTCGCCGCGGCAACGGGGCTCGTCGGTGGGTCGATCGAAGACGCCACTGGTCGCGCGGATGATCCGATCTATGCGTTGCCGCTTGCGGTCGAGCGAGTCCGTGCCGCAAGTCAGGTGTCACGCGCGCTGCCGTTTCCTTTCACACTGACGGCGCGGGTAGAAAACTTCCTGGTCGGGCGGCGCGATCTCGCCGACACGATCAAGCGGCTGCAGGCCTACCAGGAGGCCGGGGCGGATGTGCTCTACGCACCGGGGCTGGCCAGCAAAGATGACATCGCCGCGGTGGTGAGCTCCGTCGACCGCCCGGTGAACGTCGTGATGGGATTGCAAGGCGTGCAACTCAGTCTCGCCGAGCTCTCGGCGATGGGAGTGAAGCGCGTGAGTGTCGGCAGTGCGCTCTCCCGCGCCGCGCTCGGCGCCTTTCTACGCGCGGCGCGGGAAATGCGAGAACGCGGGACCTTTGCTTTCGCGGCCGATGCCGTGAGCTTTCGCGACATCAGCGCGATGTTCGAAGCTTGA
- a CDS encoding DUF4260 domain-containing protein produces MSLPRDAPRIWLRIEAAAALAFAVACYVWLGRGWGLFALLFLVPDVSFVGYLGGPRLGAWVYNVAHSTIGPLALLVVSQLEPARPLTIAGLIWLAHIGFDRMLGYGLKYPSDFHDTHLGRIGRSPDEM; encoded by the coding sequence ATGTCTCTCCCGCGTGATGCTCCCCGCATCTGGCTTCGCATCGAGGCGGCTGCCGCGCTGGCGTTCGCAGTAGCTTGCTACGTGTGGCTCGGGCGGGGTTGGGGACTATTCGCACTGCTCTTCTTGGTACCCGACGTGTCGTTTGTCGGATACCTTGGCGGTCCGCGGTTGGGCGCGTGGGTGTACAACGTGGCCCACAGCACGATCGGACCACTCGCGCTGCTGGTCGTGTCGCAGCTCGAACCCGCACGGCCACTGACGATTGCGGGGCTGATCTGGCTTGCGCACATTGGATTCGATCGCATGCTCGGATACGGTCTGAAATATCCGAGCGATTTTCACGACACGCACCTTGGTCGGATCGGCAGATCGCCGGATGAAATGTAA